Genomic segment of Malus domestica chromosome 15, GDT2T_hap1:
TTCCCTACAAACAAGCCACCAAAGTCTATGCATATgctatacaatatatataataaataaaagtgGTCTAATGAAAAAGCACTTTAGAAACCACTTCTATAGTATTTATCGCTTTTGTTATCTAGAAGCCACTTTTCTCTATAAGCGTTTTACTTGAAAAACACTTCATTAATTAGAAGCCAGTCAAATATTTTAGTAAAATTCTAAATGCTTTAAAAACGCTTATAACTTTTTCTACCAATATCACCACAaacattttcaagttttaattaTCTGAAAGCACTATTAACCACCCTAAAACACTTCAATGAATTAGCCAAATCAGGAGACAAATTAAGTTTTAAAATCGTGAACCTCTCTCTAGTCCAATATTTGACTCAACCAACCAGGGGCATATAATGTACATCCAACAGTGTCTTTTTATATGACTTGGCCAGTTGGATTGGCTGCAAATTCCAATTCCTTTCTTGGCGGTACAGCTAGCTATAATTCAACTCTCAATAGTGCATTCTGTAACTTGGGTCGGCATTTGTAAGCATATACTAATACAACCACAGATTAAAAAAACAAACtattaacaaagaaaaaaaggaggTAGGAATTACAAAGAGGCATATGAGAAGCATGCCTATGAGGCTCCACTGATTGAGATAGGGACTCTTAAACTACTTCACTACCATTTTATACAAAAActcctctctatctctctctctctctagagtgAAGGTGGTGGAAATAATTCAAGAAGAGGCAGCCTTAAAGACAAGGAAATTGAGGGTCTCCAGAGCAAAATATATGAAAGTTCCAGGTGAATGAGTGAAGAAACAACCGAAGTTAGAGCCCACCACACACTGCCACCCACTCCCATACATCTTGTCAAACTCCTGAAAACGTAAATACtattaaataaaagtaaaattaatgaaaaataatttgtaattatcccttttagtgtaaaaatatgatttctcgttaaaataaacagtactaagagcttttcgttaaaatttctttaaataaaaaagaaaaaaactaactATTAttgtaaaatgaaaaaaaattcgaCTTATTTTAGCTATATTTCCTTAATTGATTTTCAAGTAAAATTGAAAAACGAAATAGTTATCGAACCAACCCTAAAGAAAAATCAGTAGTCGCGAAGTATATACCTTCTTGATGTGGGCGGCTATGGATTTGCAATCAAAAACGTCATGGAGATCAAGGGCTTGAGAAGCACAAGCCATGGCTTGCATCTGCATCTTTTCTGGCATGTCTGCTTCCCTTATCGTAGCTTTCCCTTCCaacatctttcttctttttctgcttCTTTCTCTCTACCTTTATTAGAATCCCAGATAGATAGATATATAGATTCCTTTGTGCAAGCTAGTGCTTCCACAAATGTTAGAAACTAATTATATGGAAGTCAAGAATCTATGGCTGGCTGCGATTGCGGAGCACAATTTATAGAGGGTCCGAGATTGACTAATTTTGTGTGCCCGAACTCAGTAGAAGTTTCAAGCTGGCACGTAGCTCAACTTTTCTGTACacgtttttgtttgtttccacTTCTTTCCCAATCCAACTATTTTTCCGTCCATCTAAATTTTCTTGATTGCTTATTCCTCCAATTATTAGTTTACAACGCCTAGGCTCTAATCTCTACTTGATCATAGAGTCGTGGATGTAGAGAAATACTTTTATGCCCTTCGATCATGACGGTGGTAATATTCAACGGCGGATTCAGCAAAAATTATTCGGAGGATCATGtgtataaaaaattacaaactaaaaaaataataactcAAAAATTATAGTTCCATCGTTTATAATTTATAgaacaaataataatacaaattaTGATTGTTCACGACGCGCTTTTATCATATTTGAAAAAGCTGCATTATGGCTTTATCAATGAAAAAACATTgctctcaattaaaccatcacGCTATCATTCAACCATTGATCTTACATTCGGTTACGCAATGAACTTTTTACAATAAGAAGGCAACTCCTCTTTGAGGCATTTTATCAAGTTGTTGGAGGACACATATGAAGGGCAACTCCAACCTTCAAAAGAGCAGCATCCAAGTCATCCATACAGATTCATCGAAATTCGGAGTATCAGCTGACCCCCCTTGTCCCTGGTAGTATCACACATAAATTACGTATTAGATGTCACGATAATATTATTACATGTTAATCATGCATTCTTAAGTACTTTCAATTATCTAACATCTTAAAAAGTATGCACTGAAATATTTATCTGTTAGATGCTTAGTCATTAATCTTTGACTACACATTCAATCTTTCATTTACGTATTTCGTCGCCAGTCTATTCTAGAGTTTTCACTCAAAATCAATTGTTATATGATTTAAACATGGTAGCATGATCGCCTTCTAATATTACCAATTATTAGTTCACCTCAAAGAGGTGAAGTAATGTTATGTAGTCACGTGTGGAAGAACTACAGTCTACAGGACGGTCTGTCATCTAGCACCACTTACGTTACGTGCATGGCTCTGGTGGAAAGGGCGGTCACTAGCAACCTAATCCGCGGAAACTAGCCATCAAATTCGCCTTGGACTCTGACTTCATCCACATCCATTTCAAGCCTGCAGCCTTCATTTCTTACATATTATGAAATCTccattgggcccattgggccaaTGGTGCTAGTTTCATGTCCAAAATCCTCCTTTCTAGGGTTTCTCTTTTCTTGCCCTTTATTTTGGGCCTCATTTCTaaacttgttttttatttgagtaaagctttttagccaaaatgatcattgagatttgcataacatatCATTTTGATTCataagattgaaaatcaatagaaatggtccctgagattgtccaccatccattattttggtcattccgttaaaaacttcattaagtgtcccggagctcttggctggaagtttgagcaatttttaaagcttcgtaactcaatcgtttcttaaccaaattcgatccataacatatcaaaatgaagataggaaagtgtagaacaagattagaGTACCACTAAATACTCGATACTTGCAAAAATCTCTCAACGAGGAGGGATTTTCAATACTGAGAAGAAAATTATAACTTGGAGAATAAAAGGTCATTTGGAAATACTTATCAATAAAGTATTTGTGTCCGTAACACTTTTACGAAAAAACAATTTGTTGTTTGACAGACAACTAAATAGATGCTTTTACACCATAAAAAATGCTTTTGATATTCGGTAGAGTGTTTGGTGTTAGTATTGCTAGCTTAGTTCATGATGCCCAATTATGTTATATGATGTTcaaaattcaacacacaaattttCAAACGTACTTTTCAACTGCTTTAGACTTTAAAAAATGTAGCAATcacaagaaaatgaaatgaCCAAGTCCAAGTCGCAAGCCAATTTATGTCTTTCCTTCCTCTACCAAAAAAACCAACTTAAGTTCATTTATTTTTGCTTCCCTTCGTTCTTGTACTAATGACATCCCCTATAAGATGAGATCTTTTAATTTGGAAAAGTTATTCATGTATCTACATTGAGCTCcactttaatttaattatagaaATAGGGGTATCAAACTCATAATGTTGAAATTGACAACACATAATGGAGACGCTATTTCACGTGAACTACAATTTTTTTAGACGCTAATGATACCATTATAAATTTGAAATATCTTTTTACGCCCttatcaattttcaattcaagctcGTTATGAACTCATCCATCCGCTTAGAGTCCGAAATTGAGGTTGAATTTAAAGACCATCCAAATTACACTCCTAATTAAGAATTGTGTATGTATAAATAGTAGAGATTCAACAACGCTCTTATCTCAATACTTCATTACCAAAAAAGAACACCAAATTGAGGGGCAAAAATGCTGCCATCCAATCATCAGAAGACACAGCTCATCAAACATCAATATACAGCAAAATTGAGAAACCAATAGTGATTAAGCATTAATTAATCCGCCCATTTTCAAATTAGCGGTACAAACAAATTCCTTGAAGTCCTCGCCTAATTAGAAAAAATGGATTAACTATTTTATTCCTTCATAATCCTCAcccaattaaaaattaattaaattaattaataaaaacaaaatatttgaaATGCCAAAATTACAAAGGAAGCAAAACGAGGATCAGGAGAGCTTCTCTCTAATCAGAGTCCTTCGCTCTTCTGGAATTTCACTGGCCAAAAAGGCCCCGCGTTGCGGCGTTGGAACGGCGTCGTATATCAATTTGGGGTCTGCTGGTGATGGGCGATGAGAAGTCGTCGTCATCGATTGTAATGGCGAGCAGAGACAGAGAACCGCGAGATCGCGAGCTTCTCATTCCCGTGGCGGACTCCGGCGACGAGGATGCGTCGTCCAAACCCTCCTCTtcgtcctcctcctcccacCACACCGGCCGCGAGGTGATTTTAGATTGCTGTTTTATGGGCCTAGGGTTTAGCTTTCTGTTTCACATTTCATTGCTTTATGTTATGTTTGGTTGCTGGGAAAATGGAGGAAAATTGGAGGGAAAATCTAAAATTCTTTCATAGGTTGCGAATTGAAGTTAGTGGGTTTGTGTTAATTGTGATTCATGAGTTGATTCTTGTGAttaaatttctaattttgtGTTTGACTTAGTTTGATGCACTGTTTCATGGGCTAATGCAGAAGCAAACTCAGATTTGGGTCTTGGTTTGTTTGTCAAATTTTCATCAGTTAATTTGGACTTGAAATGTGCTAATTTGGATTTTCGGTGTTACTTTCCGCTCATTGGTTCTAAATTTTGGTATGAGTACGGCTTTATTTCTATCCTCCAGCTTCCAAGTAATTGATTGGGGTATATCTAGACATTTCGATAAGAAATTGAGTGACGTCGTTGCGTTTAATTTTAATCAGTTTAAAGGTGTCTCGCAGTAATTTATCAAGAACCGGTTAGTGAGTCAAAAGTTTGTTCTTTTTTATGGCCTAAGTTGCCACATAAGTTTGCCCACGTTTTGTGCGTTTGTGCGTTTTTTCTTAATCTTCAGTAAAATCGTTCTGATTTCTAATTATGTATGTGCAGACGTTTTCCAAAGTTGTTAGAAGTTGGGCATCAAAAAAGTTCATGACAGGATGGTGAATATTTCTTTCTTGTGGCTCCTGTTTTCGTTCAAATCACATGCATATGCTATTGCATTTGAACCTGTGTGTAAACCATCAATTCTATGTTGTGGGGAGGGTAAATTTCTCTAATGGTCAAAATGTGACGTTAGTTTTTTGCACCTGTACAAGTTCTTGGATTTCTGATTACTGTTAAGATTTAGATCTCAGGGtactttttaagtttattaGCTTGAGCCATGAGGTATTCTGAAAGAAGGAATGCTTTGGTAGTGATACGAATTTAAACTTAGATTGTTGGCATGTATCTATAATCTATTTTTCCCTCTTTCTGAAAGTAGGAAGTATATCATTTGTTTGAGCTCTAGGAGTTTTGTTACAGGCAAAGTAATAGTTGGATAAGATAGAGAACTACCCTCTCGCATGAATTCAAGAAATGCACAACTTAGCTTCTTATAAGTTTTGGACTGAGACCATTTCATGTAAATTTATGCTAATCCTGTATGTTTTGATTTATCTTGGTGCATCCATTTGATGCAGTAGTAACGAGatcatatatattatatcaTACTAGCTTTGATGTCAACATTTTCTTTGTTCAAGATTGCTTTTTTCtcgtatatatattatattggcTGCTCACTATTTGTTCTTTTACAGTGTGATCCTATTTCCAATAGCGATCACTTTCTATATCACATGGTGGTTCATTCACTTTGTGGATGGCTTCTTCTCTCCAATCTATGCTCAACTTGGAATCAACATTTTTGGTAAGTAGTATTTAGAAATGTACTCCCTTTATCCCCATTATTTCGTTGTTATTATTCGAACTTGCATTAGTTATTTGGTAATTGGATTTGACCTTGCTGAGCTAAGTAACTAGTTTATTTTCTCTCTCAATCTAACCTTAGAGACACAAATTTCATTGTGAGAATCTGACTTCAGGAAAGACAGTTCATATCCTTTAGATAAATGAAAACAAGATGCTGTGAAGCTAGAGTTTGACTTTCTTTAACATGCATGCTTTATTGTCCTATTCTTAGAAACAGGTGCTTAATTGCCCTGGTGATCATATACTAGAGTATGTAAGCAAAGGAATCAAAGGATGTTGCCATATGATGTAGGACAATAAGAAGAGATGGGAATAAAAGAGAAATCCAGACTAATTCTGGCCTTTGGCATCACAACAAAGGTGTATTGGAATCACCTCAGAAGAGAAGTTAGGAAAAATCTGGCATCACACCGAATATTCCTTGGATTCACTCCAAGTCAACATGTGCTTCACACACAAGCAGAAATTCCAGAACTTCTTTTCGCTAAATCTGATTTTAAAAGCTTTCAAAGTAGATCCTTTTATAGGCTAATTGGTAAATGAATTTGGAAAGATCCACATGAATATACTTTAGGAATTCTAAAGACTAATTTATGACACATTGTATTAATCTTGTAACATAGAGAGTACATGTGTAAAGACTAACTTATAACCTGCAGAGTACTTGTAAACTGCATTTCTTACGTAAGAAACTAGGACTCTAATGTGTTAACTTGGCTCCTGCATCACATATGGTATGGTCAATGTTGATGCACCATATGACACACAACACGCTTTTTTCAGATTCATTATATAATGCCTAGTTTACAGTCAACACATCCTTTTTCAGTGATtctgttttggtttggttttacaATGTATAATTGACCTTTCAACTTCCATATACATGTTAGGTCTTGGATTTGTAACTTCCATAACATTCATATTTCTCGTTGGGGTGTTCATGTCATCATGGTTGGGTGCATCTGTCCTGGGCCTTGGTGAGTGGTTTATCAAAAGAATGCCGTTTGTTCGTCATATCTACAATGCCTCCAAGCAGATTAGTTCTGCCATATCCCCAGGTGAGCTCTATAGAAATTTTCGTCCTCTTTGTTTGAATGAATGAATTACATGGGGCCAATCGATAATCTTTAGCTCTATAATTTTAGATCAAAACACACAAGCTTTCAAGGAAGTGGCTATAATAAGGCATCCACGTATTGGTGAATATGCATTCGGGTTCATCACTTCATCCGTTGTCCTACAGGTATGGTAATAATTTTTCATTGTAAAAAACGAGAACGCAACGGATGAAATGATGTTGTGCAGCTTGTGCTTTTAAATATAATTGGTTTTTCAGACTGTAATGGTGACTTTATTTCTCCTTGGCTCCAAAATTATTTTGCAGAGTTATTCTGGAGATGAGGAGTTGTGCTGTGTTTATGTTCCCACGAACCATCTTTACATTGGTGATGTATTCCTGGTCAACACCAAGGATGTTATCAGACCAAATTTATCCGTACGGGAGGGAATTGGTGAGTAAGCTTATATATTCAACTTCATATAGAAATAAAACGGCAGGGATGAATAGACTTGAGCCCTTAGCTTGAATTTACCTACCACATCCGGAAAGTGAAAGGTTAAACCAGAGAGGGAAAATAGTTGCTTTTATCTCCATGAAGTTGTACTTATCATCGATGTGGTAtcttatttgtttatctttgaaTGCAGAAATCGTTGTGTCTGGAGGCATGTCAATGCCCCAGATCCTGTCAACGCTTGATTCGCGGATCATGCCAGTGGAAAGATGAGGGAAGGCATTAGATTTAGCTAAGTTGCTTCTTTAATTTGATTACCTTCTTTGGTTCTTGAATGTCATCAGACTGGCCTTGCAATCAATGTGGTGCTAGATTATCAGGTGTTAGATTCTGGTGACATTTGTAACATCGGTTTTTTTCCAGTCAAATTTGTTACATCGGTTGTGATGTTAGAATGTAGAATTTTTAGTGTTTGCTTTAAATATAGCTTGATGGATGAAGTGAGGCATATTATagcctttatttatttatttttgtatttcaaATTTATAGGTTAATTTATAGCCATgtcgtttttaatttaaatctTTTGATTCTTGTCATACTAAAGCAATGTTGTAGATTGAAAACAGCAGGTTCTTTGGTTTGTTGAGGAAACTTGATCATTGTTGTGCTACTATATATATAATGGGTCACGGTACATATAATCCAGGACGGACTCAGCCAAacccaaataaaattttgttgtaGGGACTTCTGGTTCGATCAGTTGCATTTACCCATGCTCTTGAAATTTAGCGTTCGATTACCCCAAACTCCCAATCTAGTTTGTGTCAAGGAACTTGGTCTGATTTGGTGTAATGGTTAACCAAGAATCAACTCATTGATGAACTCTCGGGCAAAATCGATGGATATCACTGCATGCTAAATACTTTTGAGCATAAGCACTTCCAAGAAAAGCCCCCCAAAATGGCCTAAAACTTATAATTCCTCTTCTATTcccaaccccccccccctccccccccaaacacaaaaaaaccaaaaaaaaaaattgcattccAACCCAAGTTCTaatttgaacctaaaacctaaaaaaagcCATATTTAGGCCAAGATTAGTTGTGGAGCCCCTACCCACATGAGTGTGTCTCCCACTTGTCTGCCAATAAAATTGAGCTCACTAGCTCTTTTGGTTGATCAACAACTCACATTCAAATGGGTTGTTGGTtatccaacggtccacatttaatttagttaatatttttgttttatatttataaatttattgaatccaacgactGAGATCgaatatgatcaaatctaattgtaaaaaaaaaatttaacagcttaaatttaaattcaacgattaaaataattataaaaaatcatttaactcaaaattcacccaaaaactatATAAATACCTATATATTTGTtgaaacatccacacaaaactcacttttctcctacaattcttccaatttttctttctaccatcttCCAAAACCATGTGTTTGCTCATGTATCTAGTGTTTATACATCTTtatcatgtgtttcatattcttctatagtgtttcatgagtttcatgtgtcggtttagtgatttttcaatgtttatcgaaatttaaatatttttaggttaaaatgttcataaaattaatttaagatagtctacataattttttttaaaagttaattttaaaaaatgcctaaattaattctttaataatctggggctaaaattttaggctagaaAGGTCAAAGCAGAAAAGTTGTTTCTAGGTTAAataggttaaaacctaaattttttggactaaaaattttaggttttaggccaAGGGTCGGAGATGGTTTAAGATCAAGTTGgtgatatatttttcttattttcaacAACTCATGATCTCAGTGGAAACTAGACGCCGGAAGACCAAGTTCTCCCTCCAAAATAAAAATCTTTTCAAAAACTCATTCAGGTAAGTTGACGACTTTCTTTCCAAGGTGAGAGATTTTCTCTCTACGCTGAGAGTCCTTCTCAGGGTTTGTGTGAGACTTTTAGACCTAAGCATGTCCTCTTCTCTCCCCTTTCCTTCTTTTCTCCTCGCTCTATTGTTATTTCTCACAAATTTTAACTCCGGTCTGTCCAATTCCTCTATCCCCAAAGGTATTCCTCATCCTGGCTATCCTTTGGTTCGATCTTCAGCCATGTTTCCTATTGAGATCTGTGTAGAATTCCGGTGTTTACACCGACTCGGGTGTTTCCAACACCACCACAAACACCACCACTTTCTCTTTGTTATGTGCCGGTTTCGGCAGCATCGTTCGTGGGTTTCCACAAGCTTCATACTGGTAGATGGCTTTTCCCACTTGATTGTCGACTATCCCCTGCTTATGGCTATGCTCATGTAGCTTTCGGGGTTGGAGGTGGCATCTGGTGAGGTATTTCTCGGCGACGGTGGACTGGGATTCACTTGGATGGATTGGAAAGCTGATGGTGGAGATGACAGTCAGTTTCTCGACCACTGTGCAGTTCTTTAGGCCTTACTGTTTTCATGGGCtctttttctgtttgtttttaGTCTTAGGcccttttttgtttgttaataGGTGTTTCTTAGGCCTTATTGTGCTTGTAAATTTGTGGTGAATGTTTAATAAATTCTCCTTTtgacctaaaaataaaaaaaactcattCAGGCCTCTTCTGTTGCAAGGGCTTTATCATAGGCTGGCCTTTTGTGGAACAGTTGATGTTAGAGCCCAACTTCAACGGTCAGAGGATGAGGCGCGCATGTTATAACAAAACACCCACTTGTAGCGTACAATAATCCCAACTCAAAAGCCCCGCCCAAACGCAAAACCCTAGCCCCCAAGGCCTCCGCCACACCTCTTTATAAACACACGAACTCTTCCACTCCAAAGCACACAAAAATATCTACTCGGCCGATTAGGGTTTTCAGCTACTCTGCAATTAAGGTTTCCAGCTTCTCTGCAGTTAGGGTTTTCAGCTATTTCCATCGCCATTTATACTCTATTTTCTATTTTGTTCCCAATTTTTGTAGATTTGAATTCAAATTTTGGGGCAATGACGATTCATTGATATAAGGTCTCGTTCGTCGTAACGGCCGTTAAGGCCTTGCCGACCATCCTGCTATATCACCACCCATATTCTGAGTCCCTTTCGTtccaaaactcaaaaaaatttaatctttTGTTCTTGATTTTCTTCAAATTAGGGTTTAATTTTAGCTAATCTCTTTTTGTTATACAAaagatttgtttttcttgtCAGCCGatgattaaattaaatatttagaCAAGCATATGTCTGAATTTCTCTATGTGGAACAACCTAATCTTCTCTATGAGGCTGatcaaagtttttttttccaaattttagGAAGATGAATTTTGTagtctttttattttgtttgaattttttctgGGCATCTTCTTTGTTGGTTTTGGATTTATAAAAATACCCACCAAATTATTTCCAAAAAAAGAAGTGAACAGGGTTTAGGATTTGACCTCGGCTGCCAATGATGATAGTACGGTTTTCGTGTAATTTATGAAAATTTGTGATTACATATATACCTACTGCCTTCCTTCTGAGGCTGATCTCTTTTTCGAAAACAATAACATACGTTTTTATGAATTTAGCCTAGATTATTTTATCGTTTGGCAATTATGAGTAGTAGGGTCGCGTGATGATTTGACGCATAGTTCAACTGAATCTCTGTGATTAAGCAAATTTCATGTCTTTCGCTCCTATCTGACGACCCTTATGATTTTTTTCTCTAGTTTTGAATATAAACTTGATATTCGTGTCAAAATTGCGCTTATTTTTTCATCCAATCGatttttcccttttgtttttccCTGTTTGCCGAGTGTGGATACGGATTATGCAAATGTTCTACTGCAACTATCCCGTATTTTGTTAAACCCCTGAGATTATCATGGTACCAAGTGCCATTGTTGTGCATTGTCCTTCATCATTGTGCTCTCATTTGTTTGCTGTGATATTTTAATTGTATTCGTAAATGCTAGCATGTCTGAGATTGTTGGTGCCGGTATTGTTTACCACTAAATGTCAATCCATTTCTTCTGCGTGGATTGCTTAGTGGACGGTGATGTTTCGTGTTTTGGTCTCTCGTTGTAATGGCCGACTACTGTGATATTGCACCAATTGTCCGAGTCCATGAAAAACCTTTAAGCGTATGCAGTTCGTCGAATGAGCTGTTTATACAAGTTTTTGTGGTTTTGACATTTTTGTATTTTGCTTCTTTCAGGTGTCACGTAATTTATCATTGATGGAATTTCACGATGGACATGTAGTAACGGTATGGGAATTTCTCCCCCTCTTTGAGCAACTTGCATACACAGTTACACAACCATATGTGGATAAAAATCTCACACGTAATGTTAATGATACATAGCTATGCAATTAATGGTGGATAAAAAACTAATACGTTTTATAGACATGATATGTTACTGAGGCTTATTCATGCAAGTCGTCCTCTCTATCGTGTAAGTTCAAAATCAATTGTAATGAATTTTGAACCAAATTTATCTAATACATATTTCCAAGTGGTGAAAACGTTTCGTGGATCATCAACCACGGCAAGTGGTCTTCATATAACTTGGAATTCCAAGTCAGCTTACAAAATCATGTGGGATAAAGTTTTGAGATTAGGTATGTCACGCATTTAGTCTTTCTAAACCTCATAAAGATTAGTTTtgaagggtgcgtttgttgcaccagatTATTTCGAACTGGACTAGCTTTAAGGACTAGACTGGACTGGTTTAGattagactaagctggactattTAGTGAAGCGTTTAAAGTAGTGTCAGACTAAGAAACTGGACtaacaataaattattattatatttcaatttattttctattaaaatgaATATATGGAAAAATAAAAGGGCATAGctctctgcttcttcttcctcacaaatTGCCCGTGCTCCTCTGCAACTTGGA
This window contains:
- the LOC103431481 gene encoding protein CONTINUOUS VASCULAR RING 1-like codes for the protein MGDEKSSSSIVMASRDREPRDRELLIPVADSGDEDASSKPSSSSSSSHHTGRETFSKVVRSWASKKFMTGCVILFPIAITFYITWWFIHFVDGFFSPIYAQLGINIFGLGFVTSITFIFLVGVFMSSWLGASVLGLGEWFIKRMPFVRHIYNASKQISSAISPDQNTQAFKEVAIIRHPRIGEYAFGFITSSVVLQSYSGDEELCCVYVPTNHLYIGDVFLVNTKDVIRPNLSVREGIEIVVSGGMSMPQILSTLDSRIMPVER
- the LOC139187452 gene encoding uncharacterized protein isoform X2, with the translated sequence MLEGKATIREADMPEKMQMQAMACASQALDLHDVFDCKSIAAHIKKEFDKMYGSGWQCVVGSNFGCFFTHSPGTFIYFALETLNFLVFKAASS